In a genomic window of Pedobacter sp. KBS0701:
- a CDS encoding TonB-dependent receptor: MKNLYLIAIFICGFILTGKAQTVAGKVIGETAPLAGANIKVDGKNTSATTKADGSFELKLSEGAYQLQVSYVGYTTVSQKVNLAKDQTVNLTINLSPTSNMQEVVVVSSRKPTKISEIPGTVWVVDGAKIQEQARAGIPLKQTLAQLIPSLDAGPEGRTNYGQNQRGRDALVMIDGVSLNSTRGVSRQFESIDPFNIERIEVLSGASAVYGGGATGGIINIITKKGQDSQPSFTTQVGVRSGLKEKSDHDIRVAQAISGGNKDWNGRIGMAFQKNNAAYGADGKQIFTDITQTDLQYNQSFDFFGSTEFKLTDYQKISVNAQYYNSGYRGDKDLFLGANYGGLLSNPALLEMRNGYSSDVDPKTSRANINANYQASEILGGQTLYVQAAARSEQFSFHPFPGQAAIPQRLYSGSSIQNTNYSALKLVLNKDWNRLNLTYGIDADNENFNAQQALFDRAKAFASGGLNNTTIATIARYPNFRVNGLSGFLQAQVKVTDFLSLSGGVRQQRMFVKVGDFVGTTASVPLAYGVGRTAAAIAGGENHYDVNLLNGGLVFKINTAQQAWVNFSQGFNLADPAKYYGQGTYTLVGTNYNLGNSINVGSSPLTGIKTEQYEAGYRYRTGVFNAQVAGFYALSDKNVKTNSTFNIEVFDEKVRNIGLEGSLSLSLKNGFEVGANGLYIKTQKQNTDGTWALQDITVSSPSKLAGYLGYNGKVFGLKAQIFHSFDSKDDIGTGRELKGYTTVDLLGSVKIFTGSLSVGVQNLLNKNYQTIWSQRSQYLYSALAKPETFYYAGRGRTYNLTYTLNY; this comes from the coding sequence ATGAAGAATCTATACTTAATTGCAATCTTTATCTGTGGATTTATCCTTACAGGTAAAGCACAAACCGTAGCCGGAAAGGTAATAGGCGAAACAGCTCCGCTTGCCGGAGCAAATATTAAAGTTGATGGTAAAAATACTTCGGCAACCACCAAAGCAGATGGCAGCTTCGAACTAAAGCTATCCGAAGGTGCCTACCAATTACAGGTAAGTTATGTGGGTTATACTACTGTTTCACAAAAAGTGAATCTGGCTAAAGATCAAACGGTTAATTTAACCATTAACCTGAGTCCAACCTCGAATATGCAGGAGGTGGTAGTGGTATCATCACGGAAACCGACTAAAATCAGCGAGATACCAGGTACCGTTTGGGTAGTAGATGGTGCAAAAATTCAGGAACAGGCGAGGGCAGGCATTCCTTTAAAACAAACATTGGCGCAATTGATCCCGAGTTTGGATGCCGGTCCGGAAGGGCGTACCAATTACGGACAGAACCAACGTGGCAGAGATGCATTGGTGATGATTGATGGGGTATCTTTAAACAGTACGCGTGGTGTTAGCCGTCAGTTCGAATCAATCGATCCGTTTAATATCGAAAGAATTGAAGTTTTATCTGGTGCAAGCGCCGTTTATGGCGGTGGTGCAACAGGAGGGATCATCAACATCATCACTAAAAAAGGTCAGGACAGTCAGCCAAGTTTTACTACTCAGGTTGGTGTGCGCAGTGGATTAAAGGAAAAAAGCGATCATGATATACGCGTGGCACAGGCTATTTCTGGCGGTAATAAAGATTGGAACGGGCGCATCGGTATGGCTTTTCAAAAAAACAATGCAGCTTATGGCGCAGATGGAAAGCAGATTTTTACTGACATTACCCAAACTGATTTACAATATAACCAATCGTTCGATTTTTTCGGAAGCACCGAATTTAAATTGACCGATTACCAAAAAATATCTGTGAATGCCCAATATTACAATTCGGGTTACCGTGGTGATAAAGACCTTTTCCTGGGTGCAAATTATGGTGGATTATTATCCAACCCAGCGCTCTTAGAGATGAGAAATGGCTATTCATCAGATGTTGACCCAAAAACAAGTAGAGCCAATATCAATGCGAATTATCAGGCAAGCGAAATTTTAGGCGGACAAACCTTGTATGTACAGGCAGCTGCCAGAAGTGAGCAGTTCAGCTTTCACCCATTCCCGGGGCAGGCAGCTATACCACAGCGACTTTACAGTGGTTCATCCATCCAAAATACTAATTATAGTGCTTTAAAACTGGTATTGAACAAAGACTGGAACAGACTTAATCTTACTTACGGTATTGATGCAGATAACGAGAATTTTAACGCGCAGCAAGCTTTGTTCGATAGAGCAAAAGCCTTTGCATCTGGTGGTTTAAATAATACTACTATAGCCACTATTGCACGTTACCCAAACTTTAGGGTAAATGGTTTATCTGGTTTTTTACAGGCGCAGGTTAAAGTGACCGACTTCTTAAGCCTGTCGGGAGGTGTGCGTCAGCAACGTATGTTTGTTAAAGTTGGCGATTTTGTAGGTACCACTGCTTCCGTACCTTTGGCTTATGGTGTTGGCAGAACGGCTGCGGCCATTGCTGGTGGTGAAAACCATTACGATGTAAACTTATTAAATGGTGGTTTAGTATTTAAAATTAACACGGCTCAACAGGCATGGGTTAATTTCTCACAGGGTTTTAACCTCGCAGATCCGGCTAAATATTACGGACAGGGGACTTATACCTTGGTAGGTACCAACTATAATTTAGGCAACTCCATTAATGTTGGAAGTTCTCCCTTAACAGGTATTAAAACAGAACAGTACGAAGCAGGTTACCGTTACCGCACAGGTGTATTTAATGCACAGGTAGCTGGTTTTTATGCTTTATCTGATAAAAATGTAAAAACCAACAGCACATTCAATATTGAAGTTTTTGACGAAAAAGTAAGAAATATTGGTTTGGAAGGTTCATTATCTTTAAGCCTGAAAAATGGTTTTGAAGTAGGTGCAAACGGTTTATACATTAAAACACAGAAACAGAATACCGATGGTACCTGGGCTTTACAGGATATAACTGTTTCAAGTCCGTCAAAATTGGCAGGCTACTTAGGTTATAATGGTAAAGTATTTGGTTTAAAGGCACAAATTTTTCATTCGTTCGATTCAAAAGATGATATTGGAACCGGTAGGGAATTAAAAGGTTATACGACTGTTGATTTATTGGGATCGGTTAAAATATTTACCGGAAGTTTATCAGTAGGTGTACAAAACCTGTTGAACAAAAACTATCAGACGATTTGGAGCCAACGTTCACAGTATCTGTATTCGGCATTAGCCAAACCAGAAACGTTTTACTATGCAGGCCGCGGCCGTACGTATAATTTAACTTATACGCTTAATTACTAG
- a CDS encoding metallophosphoesterase, protein MKRKLNLLPLIIVAIIFFALNAYVLSGLGTINQSGLLSPIFWVFIIGLTFALFFGIQHMRIQGINKFFQIVSHAFLIVFASEIVFAFFLLLGDVYRLLIGLSTNFEPGGFHVAGRSSYWVDFAFVMFCLTIALFAYGITQGKYAYRVIKHTLYFDDLPESFDGFTLTQISDIHAGSFTNPKAVQKGIDMINAQKSDLFVFTGDLVNNASSEIVPYIGHFSQIKAPFGQFSVLGNHDYGDYIKWPSETDKIKNLNLLKAYHKELGFKLLLDEHVELHKNGEKIILAGIENWGIGFGERGDLNKALQNTGKDDFKILLSHDPSHWDAQVKNYPSKIQLSLAGHTHGMQFGIEAFGIKWSPVKYRYKHWAGIKTENGRYLNVNRGFGFLGFSGRIGIWPEITVIELKRK, encoded by the coding sequence ATGAAAAGAAAACTCAATCTATTGCCGCTCATCATAGTTGCAATTATATTCTTTGCCCTAAATGCATACGTATTATCGGGCTTGGGCACCATCAATCAATCCGGTTTACTCAGTCCGATTTTTTGGGTGTTTATTATCGGCTTAACTTTTGCCTTATTTTTCGGCATTCAGCACATGCGGATTCAGGGCATCAATAAGTTTTTCCAAATCGTCAGTCACGCTTTTCTGATTGTTTTTGCTTCAGAAATTGTTTTCGCTTTTTTTCTGTTGCTTGGCGATGTTTACCGCTTATTAATCGGCTTATCCACCAATTTTGAACCTGGCGGATTTCATGTTGCCGGCCGCAGCAGCTATTGGGTAGATTTTGCCTTTGTGATGTTCTGCTTAACCATTGCCCTGTTTGCTTACGGCATTACCCAGGGGAAATATGCCTATCGTGTAATTAAACACACTTTGTATTTTGATGATCTGCCTGAAAGTTTTGATGGTTTTACGCTGACCCAAATTTCGGATATACATGCGGGAAGTTTTACCAACCCAAAAGCCGTTCAAAAAGGCATCGATATGATCAATGCCCAAAAAAGCGACCTGTTTGTTTTTACGGGCGATCTGGTTAATAATGCCTCATCAGAAATTGTGCCTTATATCGGTCATTTTTCGCAGATTAAAGCGCCTTTCGGACAGTTTTCTGTTTTAGGGAACCACGATTATGGAGATTATATCAAATGGCCAAGTGAAACTGATAAGATCAAGAACTTAAACTTATTAAAAGCTTACCATAAAGAACTGGGCTTTAAACTTTTGCTGGATGAACATGTAGAACTGCACAAAAACGGAGAGAAGATTATTTTAGCCGGAATAGAAAACTGGGGCATCGGTTTTGGGGAGCGAGGCGATCTGAATAAAGCCCTTCAAAATACAGGTAAAGATGATTTTAAAATTCTTTTATCACACGATCCTTCTCATTGGGATGCACAAGTAAAAAATTATCCCTCTAAAATCCAGCTTTCTTTAGCCGGACATACACATGGTATGCAATTCGGTATAGAAGCTTTTGGTATTAAATGGAGCCCGGTAAAATACCGTTATAAACATTGGGCAGGCATTAAAACCGAAAATGGGCGGTACTTGAATGTAAACAGAGGTTTTGGTTTTCTGGGTTTTTCGGGCCGGATTGGTATCTGGCCTGAAATTACGGTGATTGAGTTGAAAAGGAAGTAA